The following coding sequences are from one Streptomyces venezuelae window:
- a CDS encoding 8-oxoguanine deaminase, producing MAASATPEGAVERIVIENAAIATVDAQDTEYASGHIVVAGNRIESIGAGKAPEGLTNVVRRVDATGHLVTPGLVNTHHHFYQWITRGLATDHNLFNWLVALYPTWARIDEQMTYAAAQGSLGMMARGGVTTAMDHHYVFPRGSGDLSGSIIRAASEMGVRFTLARGSMDRSEKDGGLPPDFAVETLDGALAATEETVKKHHDASFDAMTQVAVAPCSPFSVSTELLKQGAELARRLGVRLHTHGSETVEEEKFCHELFGMGPTDYFESTGWLGEDVWMAHCVHMNDSDIEAFARTKTGVAHCPSSNARLAAGIARVPDMLKAGVPVGLGVDGTASNESGELHTELRNALLINRLGAHKEAALNARQALRLGTYGGAQVLGRATQIGSLEAGKLADLVLWKIDGIGHASIADPVTAIVFGAAAPVTLSLVNGKPVVENGTLLHADEDAIARSTREQAQRLARIAAES from the coding sequence ATGGCAGCATCGGCAACCCCTGAAGGCGCCGTAGAACGCATCGTCATCGAGAACGCCGCGATCGCGACCGTCGACGCCCAGGACACCGAGTACGCGTCGGGCCACATCGTCGTCGCCGGGAACAGGATCGAGTCGATCGGCGCGGGCAAGGCTCCCGAAGGCCTGACGAACGTCGTACGCCGTGTCGACGCCACCGGCCACCTCGTCACCCCCGGCCTGGTCAACACGCACCACCACTTCTACCAGTGGATCACCCGGGGTCTGGCCACGGACCACAACCTGTTCAACTGGCTGGTGGCGCTGTACCCGACCTGGGCGCGCATCGACGAGCAGATGACGTACGCGGCGGCGCAGGGTTCCCTCGGCATGATGGCCCGCGGCGGCGTCACCACCGCCATGGACCACCACTACGTGTTCCCGCGGGGCTCCGGCGACCTCTCCGGGTCGATCATCCGTGCCGCCTCCGAGATGGGCGTCCGCTTCACCCTGGCCCGCGGCTCCATGGACCGCAGCGAGAAGGACGGCGGTCTGCCGCCGGACTTCGCCGTCGAGACCTTGGACGGCGCGCTCGCCGCCACCGAGGAGACCGTCAAGAAGCACCACGACGCGTCGTTCGACGCGATGACGCAGGTCGCCGTCGCGCCCTGCTCGCCGTTCTCCGTCTCCACCGAACTCCTCAAGCAGGGCGCCGAGTTGGCCCGCCGCCTGGGTGTGCGTCTGCACACCCACGGCAGCGAGACGGTCGAGGAGGAGAAGTTCTGCCACGAGCTGTTCGGCATGGGCCCGACCGACTACTTCGAGTCCACCGGCTGGCTCGGCGAGGACGTGTGGATGGCGCACTGCGTCCACATGAACGACTCCGACATCGAGGCGTTCGCCCGCACGAAGACGGGCGTCGCCCACTGCCCGTCCTCCAACGCCCGCCTCGCCGCCGGCATCGCCCGCGTCCCCGACATGCTCAAGGCGGGTGTCCCCGTCGGCCTCGGCGTCGACGGCACCGCGTCCAACGAGTCCGGCGAACTCCACACCGAGCTGCGCAACGCCCTGCTGATCAACCGCCTCGGCGCCCACAAGGAAGCCGCGCTCAACGCCCGCCAGGCCCTGCGTCTCGGCACGTACGGCGGCGCGCAGGTCCTCGGCCGCGCCACGCAGATCGGCTCCCTGGAGGCCGGCAAGCTCGCCGACCTGGTCCTGTGGAAGATCGACGGCATCGGGCACGCCTCGATCGCCGACCCGGTGACCGCCATCGTCTTCGGCGCCGCCGCCCCCGTCACGCTCTCCCTCGTCAACGGCAAGCCGGTCGTCGAGAACGGCACCCTGCTGCACGCCGACGAGGACGCCATCGCCCGCTCCACCCGCGAGCAGGCGCAGCGCCTCGCGCGGATCGCCGCCGAGAGCTGA